Proteins encoded by one window of Mustela erminea isolate mMusErm1 chromosome 7, mMusErm1.Pri, whole genome shotgun sequence:
- the MCFD2 gene encoding multiple coagulation factor deficiency protein 2 isoform X1, with amino-acid sequence MGGQKGARVRPESQAGGRGQVKRSGDGGWRGSCWKPSRLRRTGNWAVRVLATMRSLRLLRTPFLCGLLWAFCAPGSRAEEPGASFSHPGSVGLDKHTVHDQEHIMEHLEGVINKPEAEMSPQELQLHYFKMHDYDGNNLLDGLELSTAITHVHKEEGNEQAPPMSEAELINLIDGVLRDDDKNNDGYIDYAEFAKSLQ; translated from the exons ATGGGCGGGCAGAAGGGAGCGCGCGTGCGCCCAGAGAGTcaggccggggggcggggccaAGTAAAGCGTTCAGGGGACGGGGGCTGGCGAGGTTCATGCTGGAAGCCTTCGCGTCTTAGGAGAACTGGAAACTGGGCAGTGAGG GTACTGGCGACCATGAGATCTCTGCGGCTGCTCAGAACCCCCTTCCTGTGCGGCCTGCTCTGGGCCTTTTGTGCTCCAGGTTCCAGGGCTGAGGAACCTGGGGCCAGCTTCTCCCATCCTGGCAGCGTGGGCCTGGATAAGCATACAGTGCACGACCAAGA GCATATCATGGAGCATCTAGAAGGTGTCATCAACAAACCAGAAGCAGAGATGTCCCCACAAGAACTGCAGCTCCATTATTTCAAAATGCATGATTATGACGGCAATAATTTGCTTGATGGCCTAGAACTCTCCACAGCCATCACTCACGTTCATAAGGAG GAAGGGAATGAACAGGCCCCACCAATGAGTGAAGCTGAACTGATTAACTTAATAGATGGTGTTCTGAGAGACGATGACAAGAACAATGATGGATATATTGACTATGCTGAATTTGCAAAATCACTGCAGTAG
- the MCFD2 gene encoding multiple coagulation factor deficiency protein 2 isoform X2 produces the protein MRSLRLLRTPFLCGLLWAFCAPGSRAEEPGASFSHPGSVGLDKHTVHDQEHIMEHLEGVINKPEAEMSPQELQLHYFKMHDYDGNNLLDGLELSTAITHVHKEEGNEQAPPMSEAELINLIDGVLRDDDKNNDGYIDYAEFAKSLQ, from the exons ATGAGATCTCTGCGGCTGCTCAGAACCCCCTTCCTGTGCGGCCTGCTCTGGGCCTTTTGTGCTCCAGGTTCCAGGGCTGAGGAACCTGGGGCCAGCTTCTCCCATCCTGGCAGCGTGGGCCTGGATAAGCATACAGTGCACGACCAAGA GCATATCATGGAGCATCTAGAAGGTGTCATCAACAAACCAGAAGCAGAGATGTCCCCACAAGAACTGCAGCTCCATTATTTCAAAATGCATGATTATGACGGCAATAATTTGCTTGATGGCCTAGAACTCTCCACAGCCATCACTCACGTTCATAAGGAG GAAGGGAATGAACAGGCCCCACCAATGAGTGAAGCTGAACTGATTAACTTAATAGATGGTGTTCTGAGAGACGATGACAAGAACAATGATGGATATATTGACTATGCTGAATTTGCAAAATCACTGCAGTAG